Proteins co-encoded in one Methanosarcinales archaeon Met12 genomic window:
- a CDS encoding DUF5806 family protein, with translation MAKKYQKFKMLDKQQYAEVTRFLKERTHLTAREWAIARLCADFRTTTNRAEMTWIGENLPDLVPFMNESYSRQAVAAAHSTFKDKVLRSGTTFFYAYYSGLISMEDMVDMVHQIAENIEHLLQVGEGKISEDGVDVDVQLRVAEVLRQITHNLQKGVSTS, from the coding sequence ATGGCTAAAAAATATCAGAAGTTTAAAATGCTCGATAAACAACAATATGCTGAGGTCACCCGTTTTTTAAAGGAACGTACCCATCTAACTGCAAGGGAGTGGGCAATTGCGCGCTTATGCGCAGATTTTAGAACCACTACGAACCGAGCGGAGATGACATGGATTGGAGAGAATCTACCAGACCTCGTGCCGTTTATGAACGAATCCTATTCGCGTCAGGCAGTTGCTGCCGCACATTCAACGTTCAAGGACAAAGTTCTCAGGTCTGGCACCACTTTTTTCTATGCATACTATTCAGGACTTATCTCCATGGAGGACATGGTCGATATGGTTCACCAAATCGCGGAGAATATAGAGCATCTGCTCCAAGTCGGAGAGGGCAAAATCTCGGAAGATGGAGTGGATGTCGATGTCCAGTTAAGGGTCGCAGAGGTGTTGCGACAGATCACCCACAACCTTCAAAAAGGAGTCTCTACTTCGTAG
- a CDS encoding protein translocase SEC61 complex subunit gamma, with amino-acid sequence MAKRIDSRALDGNISTKINEYMRIIRLARKPSKEEFNMVSKVCIMGALSIGLIGFLLYFVLSLLPQLLIGN; translated from the coding sequence TTGGCGAAAAGAATTGACAGCAGGGCATTAGATGGCAATATATCAACAAAAATTAATGAGTATATGAGGATAATCAGGTTAGCCAGAAAACCTAGTAAAGAAGAGTTCAATATGGTCTCAAAGGTCTGTATAATGGGCGCCCTATCGATCGGCTTAATCGGATTTTTATTATACTTCGTATTAAGCCTTCTGCCGCAGTTACTCATAGGCAACTAG
- the ftsZ gene encoding cell division protein FtsZ: MKSIVEEALTRAEMENAEGQKSQKKEIGETDEDLFEILKELKTTIRVFGCGGGGSNTIQRIIEEGIEGVNLFALNTDAQHLFYIHANNKILIGRKRTKGLGSGSIPQIGEDAAKESEETIRAAVDGSDMVFITCGLGGGTGTGASPVVAKAARDAGALTIAIVTLPFRAEGMVRRANAEAGLERLREVVDTVIVVPNDKLLEIAPRLPLQAAFKVADEVLMRAVKGLTELITKPGLVNLDFADVRTVMQKGGVAMIGLGEADGEDKAIESAKRALRSPLLDVDVSGATTALVNVIGGTDMTVAEAEGIIEEVYQRIDPDAHLIWGAQIDPALERTIKTMIIVTGVKSSQIYGRAEELKGTTQKYGIDFLR, encoded by the coding sequence ATGAAGTCTATCGTAGAAGAGGCGCTTACAAGGGCAGAAATGGAAAATGCAGAGGGGCAAAAGTCCCAAAAGAAGGAAATTGGAGAGACGGATGAGGACCTATTTGAAATCTTAAAGGAGCTCAAAACTACCATACGTGTTTTTGGGTGTGGAGGCGGCGGATCAAATACGATTCAGAGAATAATAGAGGAAGGTATTGAAGGGGTGAACCTGTTTGCATTGAATACAGATGCTCAACACTTGTTTTATATTCACGCGAATAATAAGATTTTAATAGGGCGGAAGAGGACCAAGGGGCTTGGTTCAGGCAGCATTCCACAGATTGGGGAGGATGCAGCCAAGGAAAGTGAAGAGACTATCAGGGCGGCGGTGGATGGATCTGATATGGTCTTTATCACATGCGGACTTGGTGGTGGAACTGGAACCGGGGCGTCCCCGGTAGTTGCAAAAGCTGCCAGAGATGCAGGGGCACTTACCATAGCAATAGTGACCCTTCCTTTCAGGGCAGAGGGCATGGTCCGGCGAGCAAATGCCGAGGCTGGGCTGGAACGTCTGCGCGAAGTAGTGGATACCGTTATCGTCGTGCCTAATGATAAGTTGCTGGAAATCGCACCGCGCCTACCATTACAGGCTGCGTTTAAGGTTGCAGACGAAGTGTTGATGCGTGCAGTTAAGGGGCTTACCGAATTGATTACTAAACCTGGGCTGGTAAATCTCGACTTTGCAGACGTTAGAACCGTTATGCAAAAAGGTGGAGTTGCCATGATAGGTCTCGGTGAAGCAGACGGCGAGGATAAAGCCATCGAGTCGGCAAAGAGGGCGTTGAGAAGCCCGTTACTCGACGTCGACGTCTCCGGTGCAACTACTGCATTGGTAAATGTAATTGGCGGAACTGATATGACCGTCGCCGAGGCAGAAGGAATAATCGAAGAGGTTTATCAGCGCATCGATCCAGATGCACATCTAATCTGGGGGGCGCAGATCGATCCAGCATTGGAGCGGACCATCAAGACGATGATAATCGTGACGGGGGTAAAATCGTCTCAGATATATGGGAGAGCAGAGGAACTGAAAGGGACCACTCAAAAGTACGGCATCGACTTCCTAAGATGA
- a CDS encoding 50S ribosomal protein L11: MAETIEVLVAGGQANPGPPLGPALGPLGINIKQVVEDINEKTKEFNGMQVPVKVIVDDAKNVSIEVGTPPTSALIMQELGIQKAPGAAGTDSVNDLSMEQAARIARMKMDSMLSTTLKKATKEVIGTCVSMGVIVDGKSAKDALKDIDKGEYDSVFANR, translated from the coding sequence ATGGCTGAAACGATAGAAGTTCTTGTAGCAGGGGGACAGGCAAATCCAGGGCCGCCATTGGGACCAGCATTAGGACCACTTGGAATAAATATCAAGCAGGTAGTCGAGGATATCAACGAAAAGACGAAAGAGTTTAACGGAATGCAAGTCCCCGTCAAGGTCATCGTAGATGATGCCAAAAACGTATCCATAGAAGTGGGGACTCCACCCACATCTGCGCTGATAATGCAAGAACTTGGGATACAAAAAGCCCCTGGTGCGGCTGGAACCGATTCAGTAAACGACCTCTCCATGGAGCAGGCGGCAAGAATTGCCAGGATGAAGATGGATAGCATGCTCTCAACTACGCTTAAAAAAGCCACAAAAGAGGTCATCGGCACATGTGTTTCAATGGGCGTTATCGTGGATGGAAAAAGCGCTAAAGATGCCTTGAAGGATATTGATAAAGGAGAATACGACAGCGTATTCGCCAACCGATAG
- a CDS encoding transcription elongation factor Spt5 — translation MDDKTTIYVVKTTANQERPVANLLAQATVKGGYDIRAILVPHELKGYVLIESPAKEIVDEAIHGIPHTRGLVKGQSSLAEIEHFLTPKPSVTGISDGCIVELIAGPFKGEKARVKRVDEGHEEITVELFEAMVPIPITIRGDHVRVLGKEESEG, via the coding sequence ATGGATGATAAAACAACCATCTATGTGGTTAAAACGACTGCCAATCAAGAAAGACCTGTCGCTAACCTGCTTGCACAGGCGACGGTCAAAGGGGGCTATGACATCAGGGCAATATTAGTTCCACACGAGTTGAAGGGATATGTACTGATCGAGTCACCTGCGAAGGAGATCGTAGATGAGGCCATTCATGGTATTCCGCATACGAGAGGTTTGGTTAAAGGACAATCCAGCCTTGCTGAAATAGAGCATTTCCTGACGCCGAAGCCGAGCGTTACAGGCATCTCAGATGGTTGTATTGTAGAATTGATAGCCGGACCATTTAAGGGAGAGAAGGCACGAGTCAAGCGAGTGGACGAGGGCCATGAGGAGATCACAGTTGAGTTATTTGAAGCGATGGTACCAATACCTATCACGATCAGGGGGGACCACGTTAGGGTATTGGGCAAAGAGGAATCTGAGGGTTAA
- a CDS encoding ATP-binding protein, whose amino-acid sequence MNKKFVDRESELRTLEDAFTSENADLIIIYGRRRVGKTELIKKFFENKRHLYFLADLQKEERLLKMFSEIARLAVKKEYLRFEGWDGLFGFLTDIAKKERVVVAFDEVGYINEANPAFYSILQRFWDERLQHAKVFLILCGSSVSMMERDVLGYRSPLYGRRTGQIELKPLTYKDSRRFFPGLDERGMIEFYSILGGVPAYLKQFDEDKDVFENIEKEILDPDKFLYMEPRFVLLEELRDPTTYLSILTAISQGACKFNEISQSSYVEPTKLSKYLSVLLNLRLINKIRPVTERREFRRNTSYSIGDNLFNFWFKFVHPHHPLIEGGEIEVVMDIIRSDFDRFVSFAFEDVCRQTLLELNAERGLPFTFMKIGKWWHKENEIDIVALNDRTKEILFAECKWQDRKVGKDVAEDLLRKKELVDWNKDRRKEHCAIFSKSGFQKSCIERCNENGIVMFDLKDVKRASAGID is encoded by the coding sequence ATGAATAAAAAATTCGTGGATAGAGAAAGCGAATTGAGAACCTTAGAGGACGCGTTCACCTCTGAGAATGCAGATCTCATCATCATCTATGGGAGGAGGAGGGTCGGGAAGACAGAGTTGATAAAGAAATTTTTTGAAAATAAACGGCACCTGTATTTCTTAGCGGATTTGCAAAAAGAGGAGCGGTTGCTTAAGATGTTTTCAGAAATTGCCAGGTTAGCTGTGAAGAAGGAGTATCTCAGGTTTGAGGGGTGGGATGGTTTGTTCGGTTTTTTGACCGACATTGCAAAAAAGGAGAGGGTTGTTGTTGCCTTTGATGAAGTCGGTTATATAAACGAGGCAAATCCAGCGTTTTACTCCATCCTGCAGAGGTTTTGGGATGAACGCTTGCAACATGCAAAGGTTTTCTTGATACTGTGCGGGTCGAGTGTTTCGATGATGGAGAGGGACGTTTTGGGCTACAGAAGCCCTTTGTATGGCAGAAGAACTGGACAAATTGAGCTAAAACCTTTGACATATAAGGATTCCAGGCGATTTTTCCCTGGGTTAGATGAGAGGGGGATGATTGAATTTTACTCCATCTTGGGAGGTGTACCAGCATATCTCAAGCAATTTGATGAGGATAAAGACGTTTTTGAGAACATAGAAAAGGAGATACTTGACCCAGATAAATTTCTTTACATGGAGCCGAGATTCGTCCTTTTGGAGGAGCTTAGAGATCCCACCACATACCTCTCGATCTTGACTGCCATATCGCAGGGAGCATGCAAGTTCAATGAGATATCTCAGAGCAGTTATGTTGAGCCCACTAAGCTATCAAAATATCTTTCGGTTTTGTTGAACCTGCGGCTGATAAACAAGATAAGGCCGGTTACGGAGAGGAGGGAGTTCAGGAGAAACACTTCATACAGCATCGGCGATAATCTGTTTAATTTCTGGTTTAAGTTCGTTCACCCGCATCACCCGTTAATCGAGGGTGGTGAAATTGAGGTGGTGATGGACATCATCAGATCTGATTTTGATCGGTTTGTTTCCTTTGCCTTTGAGGATGTTTGCAGGCAAACGCTCTTGGAGTTGAACGCAGAGAGGGGGTTGCCCTTCACTTTCATGAAGATCGGTAAATGGTGGCATAAGGAGAATGAAATAGACATCGTAGCTCTAAACGATAGAACGAAGGAAATTTTGTTCGCAGAGTGTAAGTGGCAGGACAGAAAGGTCGGGAAAGACGTTGCAGAAGACCTGCTCAGAAAGAAGGAACTCGTGGACTGGAATAAGGACAGGAGAAAGGAGCACTGCGCCATATTCTCCAAGTCAGGCTTCCAGAAGTCCTGCATAGAGCGCTGCAATGAGAATGGAATAGTGATGTTCGACCTGAAAGACGTCAAGAGAGCATCTGCGGGCATTGATTGA
- a CDS encoding Lrp/AsnC family transcriptional regulator — MKEEKILRILEDDARVGAGEIATMVGASESQVKKSIEKMEKEGIIRRYKTIINWDKVGKDYVYAMIEVKITPERGVGYDAIAERIAKFPEVISVRLISGGHDLSLLVKGQTMRDVAFFVAEKIAPLEQIQGTVTHFILRTYKEGGDIFYGKEEPKRLAITL; from the coding sequence ATGAAGGAAGAAAAGATACTCAGAATACTGGAAGACGATGCAAGAGTGGGTGCTGGCGAGATTGCGACAATGGTCGGAGCATCCGAATCCCAGGTTAAAAAGTCAATAGAGAAAATGGAGAAAGAAGGTATCATTCGAAGATACAAAACCATAATCAACTGGGACAAGGTCGGCAAAGATTACGTGTATGCGATGATAGAGGTGAAAATCACTCCAGAACGGGGCGTGGGATACGATGCTATTGCAGAGCGTATTGCCAAGTTCCCGGAGGTCATCTCCGTCCGCTTGATATCTGGAGGTCATGACCTATCTTTATTAGTCAAGGGCCAGACGATGAGAGATGTGGCATTCTTCGTCGCTGAAAAGATAGCGCCACTGGAGCAGATACAGGGCACTGTCACTCACTTCATACTCAGAACATATAAAGAAGGTGGCGACATCTTCTACGGAAAAGAAGAGCCCAAAAGGCTGGCGATAACCCTATGA
- a CDS encoding aminotransferase class I/II-fold pyridoxal phosphate-dependent enzyme → MKVADRVQQIPPSGIRKFFEMIVGMDDVISLGVGEPDFVTPWSIREACIYSLEKGYTSYTSNWGLRELRDEISLQIDSDYGIYYNPEDQVLVTTGVSEAIDLCSRAIVNPGDEVIVVEPCYVSYNSCVVLAGGKPVPVSTNISNDFKVTPEQIKEKITKKTKAVIFNYPNNPTGATMKKKELEEIADVIVEYDLIAISDEVYDRLTYEGRHTCFASLNGMQDRTILLNGFSKSYAMTGWRIGYALGDPEIIGAMLKIHQYTMLCAPITAQMAAIDALKNGKDNVTEMVHEYDRRRRLIVKGLNDLGLDCFEPRGAFYAFPSIKNTGMTSKEFAEELLKEQKVAVVPGDVFGESGAGFVRCAYAVSRNEIKEALERIRAFLK, encoded by the coding sequence ATGAAAGTTGCAGATAGAGTTCAACAAATCCCTCCATCGGGAATTCGAAAATTCTTTGAGATGATTGTAGGGATGGATGACGTTATCTCGCTTGGCGTGGGCGAGCCTGATTTCGTCACACCATGGTCCATACGAGAGGCATGCATATACTCTCTGGAAAAGGGATATACGTCTTACACGTCCAACTGGGGATTGCGCGAACTTAGAGATGAAATATCCCTGCAGATAGATTCAGATTACGGCATTTATTATAATCCAGAGGATCAGGTACTGGTCACCACCGGAGTGAGCGAGGCGATAGACCTTTGCAGTCGCGCTATTGTAAATCCTGGGGACGAGGTCATCGTCGTAGAGCCTTGCTACGTCTCGTATAACTCATGTGTTGTACTTGCAGGTGGAAAACCCGTACCAGTTTCCACGAATATATCCAATGATTTCAAGGTCACCCCGGAGCAGATAAAGGAGAAGATCACGAAGAAGACAAAGGCAGTCATATTCAATTATCCGAACAATCCAACAGGTGCAACCATGAAGAAAAAGGAACTGGAGGAGATTGCGGACGTCATCGTAGAATATGACTTGATAGCGATATCCGACGAGGTGTATGACCGACTAACATATGAAGGAAGGCACACTTGTTTTGCATCGTTGAACGGGATGCAGGACAGGACGATATTACTCAATGGATTTTCAAAGTCGTATGCGATGACAGGATGGCGCATCGGCTACGCTCTTGGTGACCCGGAAATAATTGGTGCTATGCTAAAGATACATCAATATACGATGCTGTGTGCTCCGATTACCGCTCAGATGGCTGCTATCGATGCATTGAAAAACGGCAAGGACAATGTAACTGAAATGGTCCATGAATATGACAGGAGAAGAAGACTCATCGTCAAGGGGCTGAACGACCTTGGTCTCGATTGTTTTGAGCCCAGGGGCGCTTTCTATGCGTTTCCATCGATAAAGAATACCGGAATGACCTCTAAAGAATTTGCAGAAGAGCTGCTCAAAGAGCAGAAAGTCGCCGTCGTTCCAGGTGACGTCTTCGGCGAATCTGGCGCAGGATTTGTGCGATGTGCGTATGCAGTATCACGGAATGAAATCAAAGAGGCGCTGGAGAGGATTAGGGCCTTTTTAAAGTAG
- a CDS encoding 50S ribosomal protein L1 has product MARKDILQAVKTALSSPERNFTESVDLAINLKNIDMGQPQNRIDEAVVLPSGLGKPVKIAVFASDELAIVAKEAGADMILPPEQIEILKKDKTKAKSIADEYDFILAEVQLMPSIGKNLGQVLGPRGKIPYPVPPNEDITPIIKKLRKTVKLKSRDKKTFHTMVGCKSMAPEEIAANIEAILRHIEAKLEGGAQNIRSIYVKTTMGPAEKVM; this is encoded by the coding sequence ATGGCGCGCAAAGATATATTACAGGCCGTTAAAACGGCTTTAAGCTCACCGGAACGTAATTTTACCGAAAGCGTTGACCTGGCGATCAATCTTAAAAATATCGACATGGGTCAACCTCAAAATAGGATCGATGAAGCGGTAGTTCTCCCAAGTGGATTGGGCAAGCCGGTGAAAATAGCAGTTTTTGCCTCGGATGAGTTGGCCATAGTGGCGAAGGAAGCGGGAGCAGATATGATTCTTCCGCCAGAACAGATTGAGATACTTAAAAAAGATAAGACTAAGGCCAAATCCATCGCCGATGAATATGATTTCATCCTCGCCGAAGTGCAACTAATGCCATCGATAGGCAAAAACTTGGGACAGGTCCTGGGTCCACGCGGTAAAATACCGTACCCGGTCCCTCCAAACGAGGACATAACTCCGATAATCAAGAAACTGCGAAAGACGGTAAAATTGAAGTCCAGGGATAAAAAGACGTTTCATACGATGGTCGGATGTAAGTCCATGGCGCCAGAAGAGATAGCTGCCAACATCGAGGCGATTCTCAGGCACATCGAGGCGAAACTTGAAGGGGGAGCCCAGAATATTCGTTCGATTTATGTGAAAACCACGATGGGACCTGCAGAGAAGGTGATGTAA
- the pgk gene encoding phosphoglycerate kinase: protein MKLKYLTMDDFDVDGKAVLVRLDLNSPMDPHTGKILDDKRLWSHMETLKKLEKAKTVVLAHQSRPGKSDFTTMEPHAKLLNRIVRQKVAYIDDIFGSSARRAIEEMGIGEVLLLENVRFYSEERLEQGPEEHAKTHLVKNLAPYFDLFINDAFGSAHRSHASMVGFTHVVPSAAGKLMEKEMGILDRVLVGSDQPRIFVLGGTKTNDAIDVIKNVLSNDVADRVLVSGVVANVFLAASGVDIGTKNMQLIEKQGSSDAIPMAKALLKKFDGRIGVPRDVALNKKGKRFEVNIDALPVKYPIFDIGIESTMAFADEIKNAGTVVLNGAAGVFEEKEFALGTFEILEAATKAKFAVIGGGHTGAAMRKVGLEKNVAHISTGGGACIISLAGKELPAIAALRNSAKRFKSMR, encoded by the coding sequence ATGAAATTAAAATACCTTACGATGGATGATTTTGATGTCGATGGTAAAGCCGTTTTAGTTCGACTAGACTTAAATTCGCCAATGGACCCTCACACAGGAAAAATCCTCGATGACAAGCGATTGTGGAGCCATATGGAGACTTTGAAAAAGCTGGAAAAAGCGAAGACAGTAGTGCTCGCACATCAGAGTCGACCTGGAAAAAGTGATTTCACCACTATGGAACCACATGCTAAACTGTTGAATAGAATCGTACGACAGAAGGTGGCTTATATAGATGATATTTTCGGCTCTTCTGCACGACGTGCGATCGAGGAGATGGGCATAGGGGAGGTCTTGCTTCTTGAAAACGTGAGGTTCTATTCTGAGGAAAGGCTCGAACAAGGTCCAGAAGAGCATGCCAAAACGCATCTAGTCAAAAACCTCGCACCATACTTCGATCTGTTCATAAACGACGCCTTTGGGTCTGCACACAGGTCTCACGCATCAATGGTGGGATTTACGCATGTAGTCCCGTCTGCGGCAGGTAAACTGATGGAGAAGGAGATGGGCATATTGGATAGGGTCCTGGTTGGCTCAGACCAGCCACGCATATTCGTGCTCGGTGGAACCAAGACCAACGATGCAATCGATGTCATTAAAAACGTCCTGTCGAATGACGTCGCCGATAGAGTACTTGTAAGTGGTGTCGTGGCAAATGTGTTTTTGGCCGCATCCGGGGTCGATATAGGGACCAAAAATATGCAACTCATCGAAAAACAAGGGAGTTCGGACGCAATTCCTATGGCAAAAGCGCTGCTCAAAAAATTTGACGGCAGGATAGGGGTGCCAAGAGATGTGGCACTAAATAAAAAAGGCAAACGTTTTGAAGTTAACATAGATGCGCTGCCTGTCAAATATCCGATATTTGACATAGGCATAGAATCTACCATGGCCTTCGCCGATGAAATCAAAAATGCTGGAACTGTGGTATTGAATGGCGCCGCAGGGGTTTTCGAGGAGAAAGAGTTTGCCCTGGGAACGTTTGAGATTCTGGAAGCCGCTACAAAAGCGAAATTTGCCGTGATAGGCGGAGGGCACACTGGAGCTGCAATGCGAAAGGTTGGGCTGGAGAAAAATGTTGCACACATAAGCACTGGCGGAGGTGCATGTATCATATCCCTCGCCGGGAAGGAATTGCCAGCGATAGCCGCGCTAAGGAACTCAGCGAAACGGTTTAAATCCATGCGGTAA